From the Schistocerca gregaria isolate iqSchGreg1 unplaced genomic scaffold, iqSchGreg1.2 ptg000178l, whole genome shotgun sequence genome, one window contains:
- the LOC126302699 gene encoding uncharacterized protein LOC126302699 yields the protein MMNEGGRNSNEVKESSSCVNVPQMVEGDDILMNSNIAQGRSCSEVEDSLADVQQTKVEKVVRCFDLKLVDRLEKAAKIIEHDEPQDVNVNVIATDQNYFSWKNIERDLLDEVCEQPVQCKITHPVIKVNISGVTVRCLLDSGSEASALSQTFFDTIPNKEKLTVMKVSGLKIIGATGKVSRPVQHEALIPIGINDVVIDHPCLIVLGLSVDMLIGTDFLSKYQGKINFDQNNLILTLPDSKVIRESFIGIL from the exons atgatgaatgaagggggtagaaatagtaacgaggtgaaagaatctagtagctgtgtaaacgtgccacaaatggttgaaggtgacgacattcttatgaacagcaatattgcgcagggacgcagttgctcagaggtagaggatagtttggctgatgtgcagcaaacaaaagtagaaaaagtcgtcagatgcttcgatttaaagttagtggacagattagagaaagcagctaagattatagagcatgatgagccccaggatgtaaatgtaaatgtaattgcaactgatcagaattactttagctggaagaacatagaacgagatttattagacgaggtgtgtgagcaacctgttcaatgtaaaataactcaccctgttatcaaagtaaacatatcaggagtcactgtgcgttgtctgcttgacagtggcagtgaagcaagtgctttatcacaaacattttttgacaccatacccaataaagagaagttaacagttatgaaagtaagtggcttaaagattataggtgctactggaaaagtctctagaccagttcaacacgaagctttgatacccattggtataaatgacgtagtaatagatcatccttgtttgattgtgctaggcttaagtgttgatatgttgattggtactgatttcttatcaaagtaccagggaaagatcaattttgatcagaacaacttaattttaactttacctgactctaaagtgataagagagtcttttataggaa tactgtag